One window from the genome of Populus alba chromosome 15, ASM523922v2, whole genome shotgun sequence encodes:
- the LOC118050931 gene encoding uncharacterized protein: MEREEKAAEKTSSSPSLFPLFAAAASSSITQQQTNTPINDTVPPPPPPAWLYNTSFTTDLSIVNDAVSSLHPPQHSDSDLEEQEEDKDDRVSNQGKDRSYQLLQEPEEEKKIEAKYSRSDSDYSDSGRERKRTKKRRHSKKKKRDRSRDEEDARDFGSRKSNVRVWAGSGTKTTKDYYFDTHGDRDNLVYGTLYRMDVPRYKPYNSTKLDFRGLYRLNKRGPGFDRDGDIDALDTQLKSGGRYWSSKYAAVERHKNLKRLRVLARKQPRVVVSDEFIPLSDTEMSHDGVDHPGSVLKDCLVVEESWEDEVLRKTQEFNKLTREHPHDEKVWLDFAEFQDKVASMQPQKGARLQTLEKKISVLEKATELNPDNEELLLCLMKAYQSRDSSDMLIGRWEKVLMHRSGNHKLWKEYLRVVQGEFSRFKVSDMRKMYAHAIQAVSSACSRQFRQVYQNEKPSSLDPAIVQQELGLVDIFLNLCRLEWQAGYQELATALFQAEIEFTVFCPSLLLTEHSKLRLFEHFWNSDCPRVGEEGAVGWSTWLEKEEENRQRILKEEASHDEEGGGWTGWSEPQSKHEETTKNQENVVDNDVTADEFLEESENEDVKQEDDTEALLKQLGIDVDAEPSSEVKDSSTWARWSKEESLRDCNQWMPVHGKISPSSETPDGEADEHILRAVLFEDVIEYLFSLNSQEARLSLVSQFIEFFGGDLSQWICTNSSSWKDKLLSIEVLPDPISKNLRSLHDILDRSEGSSSSNSFELLLGITSNSSKRTDAMKFLRNAVLLCLTAFPRNHILEEAALVAEDFSITKMDSTTPCRVLAKSLLKNDRQDVLLCGVYARREAVFGNIGHARRVFDLALTSVEGLPPDLRSNAPLLYFWYAETELANSSGNNQESPSRALHILSCLGNGVTYKPFESKPSSLQLLRAHQGFKERLKIVRSAWVRGVVDDQSLALTCSAALFDELTIGWAAGIAVLDEAFTMVLPDRRCHSYQLEFLFNYHVRMLLRYHKQSSLSKVWDSILKGLQIYPSSPELFKTLLEISHLYTTPNKVRWMLDDYFHKKPSVILWLFALSFEMSQGSSQHRIHRLFERALENERLSNSVILWRLYIAYEIDIACNPSAAKRAFFRAIHACPWSKKLWLDGFLKLNSILTVKELSDLQDVMRDKELNLRTDIYEILLQDEFVS, encoded by the exons atggaaagagaagaaaaagcagCCGAAAAAACGTCCTCGTCGCCTTCTTTATTCCCTCTCTTCGCAGCAGCAGCTTCATCATCTATAACTCAACAACAAACTAACACACCTATAAATGATAcagttcctcctcctcctcctccggcATGGCTTTACAACACCAGCTTTACTACTGATCTCTCCATCGTAAATGACGCCGTTTCCTCTCTCCACCCACCGCAACACTCAGATTCAGAcctcgaagaacaagaagaagataaagacGACCGCGTTTCCAATCAAGGAAAAGACCGGTCTTACCAGTTATTACAAGaaccagaagaagaaaagaaaattgaagctAAATATTCTCGTTCTGATTCGGATTATTCGGATTCtggtagagagagaaagaggacaaagaaaagacgacatagcaagaagaagaagagagatagATCGAGAGATGAGGAGGACGCTAGGGATTTTGGTTCGAGGAAATCAAATGTTAGGGTTTGGGCGGGTTCTGGTACGAAAACTACTAaggattattattttgatactcaTGGTGATCGCGATAATTTGGTCTATGGCACTCTTTACAG AATGGATGTTCCGAGGTACAAAccttataattcaacaaaacttGATTTTCGAGGGCTTTATCGGCTGAATAAGAGGGGTCCTGGATTTGATAGAGATGGTGATATTGATGCCTTGGATACTCAATTAAAGTCTGGTGGTCGTTATTGGTCTTCCAAGTATGCTGCAGTGGAACGGCATAAGAATTTAAAGCGTCTTCGTGTTCTTGCACGAAAGCAGCCTAGGGTTGTAGTTTCAGATGAATTTATTCCTTTGTCAGATACGGAAATGTCTCATGATGGTGTTGATCATCCTGGTTCTGTTTTGAAGGATTGTTTAGTTGTTGAAGAATCCTGGGAAGATGAGGTGTTGCGCAAGACTCAGGAGTTTAATAAGTTAACAAGGGAGCACCCTCATGATGAGAAAGTATGGTTGGATTTTGCAGAGTTCCAAGACAAGGTTGCGAGTATGCAGCCTCAGAAAGGTGCCCGTTTGCAGACGCTTGAGAAGAAAATTAGTGTACTGGAAAAGGCCACAGAGCTCAACCCTGACAATGAGGAACTTTTGCTCTGTCTTATGAAGGCTTATCAGAGTAGAGACAGTTCAGATATGCTAATCGGTAGATGGGAGAAGGTACTCATGCATCGTTCAGGGAATCACAAGTTGTGGAAAGAGTATTTGCGCGTTGTTCAAGGGGAGTTCTCCAGATTCAAGGTTTCAGATATGCGAAAAATGTATGCACATGCAATCCAAGCTGTATCTTCTGCATGCAGCAGGCAGTTTAGGCAG GTTTACCAAAATGAGAAGCCTTCTTCTTTGGACCCTGCCATAGTACAACAGGAGCTTGGTCTGGTTGATATATTTCTTAATCTTTGCAGGCTCGAGTGGCAGGCTGGGTATCAGGAGTTGGCCACTGCTTTATTTCAGGCTGAAATTGAATTTACTGTGTTTTGTCCTTCGTTACTTTTAACTGAACATAGCAAACTCAGGCTGTTTGAGCACTTCTGGAATAGTGATTGTCCAAGAGTTGGAGAAGAAGGGGCCGTTGGGTGGTCCACTTGGTTGGAGAAAGAGGAGGAAAATAGGCAAAGGATTTTGAAAGAGGAGGCTTCACATGATGAAGAAGGAGGTGGTTGGACCGGCTGGTCAGAACCGCAATCCAAACATGAGGAAACTACTAAGAACCAAGAAAATGTAGTCGATAATGATGTGACTGCTGATGAGTTTCTAGAGGAATCTGAGAATGAGGATGTCAAGCAGGAAGATGATACTGAAGCATTGCTAAAACAGCTTGGCATTGATGTGGATGCTGAGCCTAGTAGTGAGGTTAAAGACAGCTCAACTTGGGCTAGGTGGTCTAAAGAAGAGTCCTTGAGAGATTGTAATCAATGGATGCCTGTTCATGGCAA GATCTCTCCCAGTAGTGAGACCCCTGATGGAGAAGCTGATGAACATATCCTAAGAGCTGTATTATTTGAAGATGTCATTGAGTACCTATTCTCTTTAAACTCTCAAGAGGCCCGCTTATCTCTAGTATCTCAATTTATTGAATTCTTTGGTGGGGACCTGTCGCAATG GATTTGCACAAACAGTTCAAGTTGGAAGGACAAACTCCTGAGCATTGAGGTGTTGCCAGATCCTATATCAAAGAACTTGAGAAGCCTTCATGATATTTTGGACAGATCAGAAGGCAGTTCAAGCTCTAACAGTTTTGAGTTACTGTTGGGTATCACCAGTAACAGCTCTAAGAGGACTGATGCAATGAAATTTCTTCGAAATGCTGTATTACTTTGCTTAACAGCTTTTCCACGTAATCACATATTAGAAGAAGCTGCTCTTGTCGCTGAAGATTTTTCCATTACGAAAATGGATTCTACTACCCCATGTCGTGTGCTGGCAAAGTCCCTGTTAAAGAATGATCGTCAG GATGTTTTGCTATGTGGAGTTTATGCACGGAGAGAAGCTGTTTTTGGTAATATTGGTCATGCAAGAAGAGTCTTTGACTTGGCATTGACATCTGTTGAAGGGCTTCCGCCT GATTTACGATCTAATGCCCCGCTTTTATATTTCTGGTATGCCGAGACAGAACTTGCCAATAGTTCTGGAAATAATCAAGAATCACCTTCTCGTGCTTTGCATATTTTATCCTGCTTAGGAAATGGAGTAACGTACAAACCATTTGAATCTAAACCGTCAAGCCTGCAATTATTGAGAGCACACCAGGGGTTTAAAGAAAGGTTGAAAATAGTACGATCAGCATGGGTGCGCGGTGTTGTAGATGATCAATCTCTTGCTCTAACTTGCTCAGCAgctttatttgatgaattgacgATTGGATGGGCTGCAGGTATTGCAGTTTTAGACGAGGCGTTCACAATGGTGCTTCCAG ATAGAAGATGCCACAGTTACCAACTTGAGTTTTTGTTCAACTATCATGTAAGGATGCTTTTAAGATATCATAAGCAATCAAGTTTATCAAAAGTCTGGGACTCCATCTTGAAGGGGCTGCAAATATATCCCTCCAGCCCTGAACTATTTAAGACCTTATTGGAGATCAGCCATCTTTATACAACACCCAATAAAGTGCGCTGGATGCTTGATGACTACTTCCACAA GAAACCATCTGTAATTCTTTGGCTTTTTGCGCTATCATTTGAGATGAGTCAGGGAAGCTCCCAGCATAGAATCCATAGGTTATTTGAAAGAGCATTAGAAAATGAGAGATTGAGCAACTCAGTCATACTCTGGCGTTTGTACATTGCTTATGAAATTGACATAGCGTGCAATCCTTCAGCAGCCAAGCGCGCTTTCTTCCGAGCTATTCACGCCTGTCCATG GTCAAAAAAATTATGGCTTGATGGTTTTCTCAAGTTGAACTCCATCCTAACTGTGAAAGAGTTGTCAGATCTCCAAGACGTAATGCGGGATAAGGAGTTGAATCTTAGAACTGATATTTACGAGATTCTTCTGCAAGATGAGTTTGTATCATGA
- the LOC118050930 gene encoding uncharacterized protein produces the protein MATAIATPSARAMAIAIATPSALSPLPSSISSAPQYSFSVRSSIWPKNILYSPLRCSSHASFSPKSQDGPFDRDLRSVLELATDSELYELENILFGPSHFSPLLKSIASKRADIDYAMMDQDMEEREDMISCLESRFLFLAADARSTLRGWRPTYRNVLLTVRKKLSIGCSSKLSTEDLEAEIFLHLLEEYASEQSGTFPGLWELAKTSDDQGSLGIGLSQEKVQALAAQKLGAADLQSIILKGGGVFTLTRIYQWLAKKLTGKVFLEAANYQIKKEIIKKGGQLAAINLESRAALLVAKQGFVGAASRYLGLRSMMSLLGPMLWGTFLADVVIQMLGTDYARILRAIYAFAQIRITRTCRLPCDND, from the exons ATGGCGACTGCCATTGCTACTCCTTCAGCCAGAGCCATGGCGATTGCCATTGCTACTCCTTCAGCATTATCTCCTCTTCCTTCCTCAATCTCCAGCGCTCCCCAATACTCTTTCTCTGTTCGCAGCTCAATCTGgcctaaaaacattttatattctCCACTCCGCTGTAGCAGCCATGCCTCATTTTCACCAAAAAGTCAAGACGGTCCATTTGACCGTGATCTCCGGTCCGTACTCGAACTCGCTACTGACTCAGAGCTGTATGAACTCGAAAATATCCTCTTCGGTCCCag TCACTTTAGCCCGTTACTAAAATCAATAGCGAGTAAAAGAGCGGACATTGATTATGCAATGATGGACCAAGACATGGAAGAGCGAGAAGATATGATATCATGTCTTGAGTCTAGGTTTTTATTCCTTGCTGCCGATGCCAGGTCCACTTTGAG GGGTTGGAGGCCTACGTATAGAAACGTGTTGCTTACAGTTAGGAAGAAGTTGAGCATTGGTTGCTCCAGTAAATTGTCGACGGAAGACCTAGAAGCCGAGATTTTCCTTCATCTACTTGAGGAATATGCGag TGAACAATCAGGAACTTTTCCAGGCTTATGGGAATTAGCTAAGACCTCAGATGATCAAGGTAGTCTAGGAATCGGACTTAGTCAAGAGAAGGTACAAGCCCTTGCTGCACAGAAACTCGGTGCTGCAGATCTCCAGTCAATCATTCTGAAG ggtGGTGGTGTGTTTACATTGACAAGAATTTATCAATGG TTAGCTAAGAAGTTAACAGGGAAGGTTTTTCTGGAAGCTGcaaactatcaaataaaaaaggaaatcatCAAGAAG GGTGGACAATTGGCTGCCATTAATTTGGAGTCCAGAGCTGCCTTACTTGTGGCAAAGCAG GGTTTTGTTGGAGCCGCATCAAGATACCTGGGTTTGAGGAGCATGATGTCATTGCTTGGTCCAAT gTTGTGGGGCACATTTCTGGCAGATGTAGTCATTCAAATGCTTGGAACTGATTATGCTAGAATCTTGCGAGCAATTTATGCATTTGCTCAG ATTCGCATCACCCGTACATGTAGGTTGCCCTGTGATAATGATTGA